From Microplitis mediator isolate UGA2020A chromosome 11, iyMicMedi2.1, whole genome shotgun sequence, one genomic window encodes:
- the LOC130677059 gene encoding putative mediator of RNA polymerase II transcription subunit 26 isoform X1 — MCIFLSAGKLFIHTKKKFSIEDTEKELAESTGRIRRPVYNPSSADSSCEKDEQIDLLLSAKKKRKNSQINENKVKKLMSEDIMKTYQLQREKEFQEISIIPPESSASDDNNNIGDKTATNETQHLDESTLSITHRAIPTIQTNQEFHGDKETEMLAQLLQKNREQAEKIKRLSQQLERNVQRDIYQQQQEEEEEQQQRRQQQLQLQEEERRRQQQQQDEEDRQQQQLQQQDEEKRQRQLQQQDEEERQRQLQQQDEEERQRQLQQQNEEEQQSQQQQPQPQQLRHEDDIRRIVEPIHVGGGFYVPSLSYREAFNSYVPSKFVKIMSHGIWGVEKLATKVVRKQKNTGDKKELTPEKKVVILYHYERFKKKRNLSKDLYDVEVGKLNKYLGTAITSARKNSNKDRP, encoded by the exons ACACCGAGAAAGAACTCGCTGAAAGTACGGGAAGGATCCGCCGTCCCGTCTACAATCCATCGTCAGCAGATTCATCTTGTGAGAAAGACGAGCAGATAGACCTGTTACTTTcggccaaaaaaaaaagaaaa AACTCGCAGATTAACGAAAACAAGGTCAAGAAGTTAATGAGTGAAGATATAATGAAAACTTACCAATTACAACGGGAAAAAGAATTTCAAGAAATAAGTATTATTCCACCTGAAAGCTCGGCaagtgatgataataataatattggtGACAAGACAGCAACAAATGAGACACAGCATCTGGATGAG tctacaCTCTCGATTACACACCGAGCCATCCCAACAATTCAAACGAATCAG gaatttcATGGCGACAAGGAAACTGAAATGCTGGCGCaattattgcaaaaaaatagaGAACAAGCTGAAAAGATTAAACGACTAAGTCAACAACTTGAACGGAACGTACAACGCGATATTTACCAGCAACagcaagaagaagaagaagaacaaCAACAACGACGACAACAACAACTCCAACTACAAGAAGAAGAACGACGacgacaacaacaacaacaagacGAAGAAGAtcgacaacaacaacagctcCAGCAACAAGACGAAGAAAAACGACAACGACAACTCCAGCAACAAGACGAAGAAGAACGACAACGACAACTCCAGCAACAAGACGAAGAAGAACGACAACGACAACTCCAGCAACAAAACGAAGAAGAACAACAatcacaacaacaacaaccacAACCACAACAATTGCGTCATGAAGATGATATTCGTCGGATTGTTGAACCCATCCATGTAGGAGGTGGTTTTTATGTGCCCAGTTTATCTTATCGTGAAGCGTTTAATAGTTACGTCCCGTCGAAATTTGTGAAAATCATGTCGCATGGAATATGGGGTGTTGAAAAACTCGCAACCAAAGTTGTtcgtaaacaaaaaaatacagGGGATAAAAAGGAGTTAACACCTGAGAAGAAAGTCGTAATTTTATATCACTatgaaagatttaaaaaaaaaagaaaccttTCCAAAGATCTATATGACGTTGAAGTAGGCAAGCTGAACAAGTATCTTGGAACCGCAATAACGAGTGctcgaaaaaattcaaataaagatAGACCTTAG
- the LOC130677059 gene encoding putative uncharacterized protein DDB_G0271606 isoform X2, with product MGVADTEKELAESTGRIRRPVYNPSSADSSCEKDEQIDLLLSAKKKRKNSQINENKVKKLMSEDIMKTYQLQREKEFQEISIIPPESSASDDNNNIGDKTATNETQHLDESTLSITHRAIPTIQTNQEFHGDKETEMLAQLLQKNREQAEKIKRLSQQLERNVQRDIYQQQQEEEEEQQQRRQQQLQLQEEERRRQQQQQDEEDRQQQQLQQQDEEKRQRQLQQQDEEERQRQLQQQDEEERQRQLQQQNEEEQQSQQQQPQPQQLRHEDDIRRIVEPIHVGGGFYVPSLSYREAFNSYVPSKFVKIMSHGIWGVEKLATKVVRKQKNTGDKKELTPEKKVVILYHYERFKKKRNLSKDLYDVEVGKLNKYLGTAITSARKNSNKDRP from the exons ACACCGAGAAAGAACTCGCTGAAAGTACGGGAAGGATCCGCCGTCCCGTCTACAATCCATCGTCAGCAGATTCATCTTGTGAGAAAGACGAGCAGATAGACCTGTTACTTTcggccaaaaaaaaaagaaaa AACTCGCAGATTAACGAAAACAAGGTCAAGAAGTTAATGAGTGAAGATATAATGAAAACTTACCAATTACAACGGGAAAAAGAATTTCAAGAAATAAGTATTATTCCACCTGAAAGCTCGGCaagtgatgataataataatattggtGACAAGACAGCAACAAATGAGACACAGCATCTGGATGAG tctacaCTCTCGATTACACACCGAGCCATCCCAACAATTCAAACGAATCAG gaatttcATGGCGACAAGGAAACTGAAATGCTGGCGCaattattgcaaaaaaatagaGAACAAGCTGAAAAGATTAAACGACTAAGTCAACAACTTGAACGGAACGTACAACGCGATATTTACCAGCAACagcaagaagaagaagaagaacaaCAACAACGACGACAACAACAACTCCAACTACAAGAAGAAGAACGACGacgacaacaacaacaacaagacGAAGAAGAtcgacaacaacaacagctcCAGCAACAAGACGAAGAAAAACGACAACGACAACTCCAGCAACAAGACGAAGAAGAACGACAACGACAACTCCAGCAACAAGACGAAGAAGAACGACAACGACAACTCCAGCAACAAAACGAAGAAGAACAACAatcacaacaacaacaaccacAACCACAACAATTGCGTCATGAAGATGATATTCGTCGGATTGTTGAACCCATCCATGTAGGAGGTGGTTTTTATGTGCCCAGTTTATCTTATCGTGAAGCGTTTAATAGTTACGTCCCGTCGAAATTTGTGAAAATCATGTCGCATGGAATATGGGGTGTTGAAAAACTCGCAACCAAAGTTGTtcgtaaacaaaaaaatacagGGGATAAAAAGGAGTTAACACCTGAGAAGAAAGTCGTAATTTTATATCACTatgaaagatttaaaaaaaaaagaaaccttTCCAAAGATCTATATGACGTTGAAGTAGGCAAGCTGAACAAGTATCTTGGAACCGCAATAACGAGTGctcgaaaaaattcaaataaagatAGACCTTAG
- the LOC130676982 gene encoding uncharacterized protein LOC130676982, with the protein MAEYLELKHMVPAASSTSSIQYFLPHHGVLKEDNNNFKIRVVFNGSKPTSSGLSLNDIMHTGPKLLVNIFDILVHEKDQGLQQILWFDKEGNIIPFKLTTVTYGTKSAPFLAVRALLQLVEDEGHRFPLAIDPLTKGRYVDDISGGADDLESLQAAANDIEGLCKAGGFPLAKWASNHRKLLQLNRAEAITKYKIEDPEVSTKILGMYWSSNKDQFSFKHSPPCSTQPCTKRAILSEIAQIFDPLGFLSPLIIQAKMFMQELWLVKLGWDTPLSAELRQKWTSFKTQLDMIHIIKIPRWIHSSTNSALEIHGFSDASQLAIAAAVFIKVLPTTRTQRAKVTLLCSKTKVAPLKPLTIPRLELTAAHMLAKLVKHCQTTLNYSHVPTYLWTDSSITLTWIHSHPSRWKDFVRNRVSFIQELIPDGHWKFVPGTDNPADCATRGLTTSQLKTHQLWWSGPSWLLEDSPSWPTSPIHKDADTHLEERPVKSLYVSAQPLNSSWTLMERPIPLLRMLRVTAICGRVRDIIKRIPHSTLARPLTSTEINLALQFCIKETQRIHFYSELQLLEKQASWPKDHPFARLVAYQDTDGIVRVGGRLENAPNSDQQKHPAILPRDAALTRLVISDAHQRTMHGGTQLTLAHTRLRYWIIGGRQPVRSHILNCLVCARHRGVRAQQLMGQLPTQRVTPAPPFSHTGVDYAGPVSIKSWKGRGSRIYKGWICVFVCLTTSAVHVDLVSDYSS; encoded by the exons ATGGCAGAGTATCTCGAACTCAAGCACATGGTGCCTGCGGCATCATCTACATCATCAATTCAATACTTCCTACCCCACCATGGGGTACTGAAGGAGGACAACAACAACTTCAAGATCCGTGTGGTCTTCAACGGCTCAAAACCAACCAGTTCAGGACTCTCACTCAACGACATCATGCATACCGGGCCAAAATTACTCGTTAACATCTTCGAC ATTTTGGTTCACGAAAAGGACCAAGGTCTGCAACAAATACTCTGGTTTGATAAGGAAGGAAACATCATCCCCTTCAAACTTACCACAGTTACTTATGGGACGAAATCAGCTCCATTTCTTGCTGTTCGAGCCCTGCTCCAATTGGTCGAAGATGAAGGACATAGATTCCCACTCGCAATCGATCCACTCACTAAAGGTCGGTATGTCGACGACATTTCCGGAGGCGCAGATGATCTCGAGTCATTGCAAGCAGCTGCAAATGATATCGAGGGTCTGTGCAAGGCGGGCGGATTCCCACTCGCCAAATGGGCAAGCAATCATCGCAAACTACTTCAGCTCAATCGTGCGGAAGCGAttacaaaatacaaaatagaGGATCCAGAAGTCAGCACCAAAATTCTTGGGATGTACTGGTCTTCAAACAAGGATCAATTCTCTTTCAAACACTCGCCACCATGCTCAACTCAACCATGCACAAAGCGTGCAATTCTATCAGAGATTGCTCAGATCTTTGATCCACTGGGATTCCTATCACCACTCATAATTCAAGCCAAAATGTTCATGCAGGAACTTTGGCTTGTAAAACTCGGCTGGGACACTCCATTGTCTGCAGAATTACGACAGAAATGGACTTCATTCAAAACTCAACTCGATATGATTCATATCATCAAGATTCCCAGATGGATCCACTCGTCCACGAACTCGGCTCTAGAAATCCATGGATTCTCCGATGCCTCGCAATTGGCGATAGCTGCGGCAGTATTTATCAAGGTCCTACCGACAACTCGAACTCAGAGAGCAAAGGTTACGCTGCTTTGCTCTAAAACCAAGGTCGCACCGTTGAAACCCCTAACGATTCCACGCTTGGAACTCACTGCGGCTCACATGTTGGCAAAACTCGTCAAACACTGCCAGACTACACTCAACTACTCGCATGTGCCAACATATCTTTGGACCGATTCATCAATCACGCTCACGTGGATACACTCGCACCCGTCTCGCTGGAAAGACTTTGTCAGGAATAGGGTGTCATTTATTCAAGAACTAATTCCAGATGGCCACTGGAAGTTTGTCCCTGGCACTGACAATCCAGCAGATTGTGCAACTCGAGGCTTGACAACCAGTCAGCTTAAAACTCATCAACTATGGTGGTCTGGCCCATCATGGTTGCTCGAAGACTCGCCGTCCTGGCCAACCAGTCCTATTCATAAAGATGCAGATACTCACCTGGAAGAACGTCCAGTCAAATCACTCTATGTTTCGGCTCAACCACTCAACTCGTCTTGGACGCTAATGGAACGTCCAATCCCACTATTGCGTATGCTCAGAGTTACAGCAATTTGTGGGAGGGTACGCGATATAATCAAACGCATACCACACTCGACTCTCGCTCGTCCACTCACATCAACTGAAATCAACCTCGCACTCCAGTTCTGCATCAAGGAAACTCAACGTATTCATTTCTACTCTGAACTCCAATTACTCGAAAAACAGGCATCATGGCCAAAGGATCACCCATTTGCTCGGTTGGTGGCCTATCAAGACACCGATGGCATCGTCCGAGTAGGGGGGAGATTGGAAAATGCTCCAAACTCAGATCAACAGAAGCATCCTGCAATTCTACCTCGTGATGCTGCTCTAACTCGACTCGTCATCTCTGATGCCCATCAGCGTACCATGCATGGTGGTACTCAACTCACACTCGCTCATACTCGACTCCGATACTGGATCATTGGTGGACGTCAACCAGTACGTTCACACATACTCAATTGTCTCGTCTGTGCTCGTCATCGAGGTGTTCGGGCTCAGCAATTAATGGGACAACTCCCAACTCAACGTGTCACCCCAGCGCCACCATTTTCTCACACTGGAGTCGATTACGCTGGTCCAGTATCAATCAAATCATGGAAAGGTCGAGGATCCAGGATATACAAGGGCTGGATCTGTGTGTTTGTCTGTCTGACCACATCAGCAGTTCACGTCGACCTTGTCAGCGACTACTCATCATAA
- the LOC130676983 gene encoding uncharacterized protein LOC130676983, translating into MLNISRARSHLTILGIGAAKAGHTRGCATLTLRSCHSNQSLTIKAHILSGLTAQLPSDQVPNTDLAQYSHLTLADPEFGTPGPTDVILGADYYGQVITGEIIKCKSPGLLAQNTIFGWIIIGPVQARLNKPLRIHHAVSNHHDQDLQDLLTRFWLQEEVSPTQLRSLTPEEEACEAHFRDAHTRDSSGRYIVRLPLISDPHQLGNIHSSSSLLTTPHATS; encoded by the coding sequence ATGCTCAATATTTCTCGTGCTCGATCACACCTTACTATCCTAGGGATCGGTGCAGCCAAGGCTGGCCATACGAGAGGGTGTGCAACTCTCACTCTGCGCTCATGCCACTCGAATCAATCACTCACGATCAAGGCACATATTCTCAGTGGTTTAACTGCTCAATTACCATCTGACCAAGTCCCAAATACCGACTTGGCACAGTACTCGCATCTCACGCTCGCAGATCCAGAGTTTGGAACCCCAGGTCCAACGGATGTCATCCTTGGAGCTGATTACTACGGCCAGGTCATCACTGGCGAGATCATCAAGTGCAAATCTCCTGGATTACTCGCTCAAAACACCATCTTTGGCTGGATTATCATTGGTCCAGTCCAAGCTCGGCTCAACAAACCACTGAGAATTCATCATGCTGTCTCCAATCATCATGATCAAGATCTTCAAGACTTACTGACTCGATTCTGGCTCCAAGAAGAGGTCAGTCCAACTCAACTACGCTCATTAACTCCCGAAGAAGAGGCTTGTGAAGCTCACTTCCGGGACGCTCACACTCGAGACAGTTCGGGCAGATACATCGTCAGACTGCCATTGATATCAGACCCGCACCAGCTGGGGAACATACACAGCAGCTCGTCGCTGCTTACAACACCTCATGCGACGTCTTGA
- the LOC130676984 gene encoding uncharacterized protein LOC130676984 has translation MADEKNSKGDGAPKDDSPSLPLTPTVVITGSDEHSTTPTGILPNLPGNPSDSDITDVETRKALDTQDPKKRTRRKSAKGCEFELRISSQLSRLRLISDIETRASALTAAAGAASLKARLDVLTQEWQEFSVIHDYLGANATEDFLQHSYIKDGIFDVTYRSYLGARTRLSTLIHELDTPAQPAQAQNSTQRSHSSVNLAPLNITPFSGDYAKWPEFRDMFKSVVINRAGLEDVERLHYLKTYLTGQAAQAIANTPMCNESFALAWGTIYKRYDVPRLLIGAQLDKLANLPTLTSRSSKQLYALIDQVQEAINALRAQKVNLQDGDCYLLTHVIVSKLDRSTREAWELSLGSSVEFPKLIQLRQFLTERARAQERYEESTSKAGDHQKSSHSNSHSSSKGHKTSYAHMATSSAPKSAGASTLASAQPKVVAKAQYPCDLCQGDHYLFRCDQFGKMTPQQRTQLVIQARLCPNCLGHHRVESCNSQFTCRVCQEQHHSMIHPGIPATPARSAPAQTQ, from the coding sequence ATGGCTGATGAAAAGAACTCGAAGGGAGATGGAGCGCCCAAGGACGATTCTCCCTCTCTCCCACTCACTCCAACCGTCGTCATCACCGGTAGTGATGAGCACTCGACCACGCCAACTGGGATCTTACCAAATCTACCTGGTAATCCCAGCGACTCCGACATCACTGATGTGGAGACACGCAAGGCACTCGATACTCAAGATCCCAAGAAGCGTACTCGTAGGAAGTCCGCCAAGGGATGCGAATTCGAACTCAGGATCAGCAGTCAACTGTCCAGATTGAGGCTGATCTCTGACATTGAAACTCGTGCTTCAGCACTCACCGCTGCGGCAGGTGCAGCATCACTCAAGGCTCGACTCGACGTACTCACCCAGGAGTGGCAGGAATTCTCCGTTATCCACGACTACCTGGGAGCCAACGCAACGGAGGACTTCCTCCAACACTCGTACATCAAAGATGGCATCTTTGATGTAACATACCGGTCTTACCTGGGAGCTCGCACTCGCCTATCAACACTCATCCATGAACTCGACACTCCTGCTCAACCCGCTCAAGCTCAGAACTCGACTCAACGCTCACACAGCAGCGTCAATCTCGCTCCACTCAACATCACGCCATTCTCTGGTGACTACGCCAAGTGGCCAGAGTTCAGGGACATGTTTAAGTCCGTCGTCATCAATCGTGCTGGCCTGGAGGACGTCGAACGTCTTCATTACCTGAAGACGTACCTTACAGGTCAAGCGGCTCAAGCAATCGCCAACACTCCTATGTGCAACGAAAGCTTCGCACTCGCATGGGGTACCATCTACAAACGCTACGATGTACCTCGGCTACTCATCGGAGCTCAACTCGACAAGTTGGCGAACCTGCCAACACTCACCTCGCGCTCATCTAAACAACTCTACGCGCTCATCGATCAGGTTCAGGAGGCGATTAATGCACTCCGAGCTCAAAAGGTCAACCTCCAAGACGGTGACTGTTATTTACTCACTCACGTGATCGTCTCCAAACTCGACCGCTCAACCCGTGAAGCTTGGGAATTATCATTGGGATCTTCGGTGGAATTCCCAAAACTCATACAACTGCGTCAATTCCTCACAGAGCGTGCTCGTGCTCAAGAACGGTACGAGGAAAGTACCTCAAAGGCTGGTGACCACCAAAAATCCAGTCACTCGAACTCGCACTCAAGCTCCAAAGGCCATAAGACCTCCTATGCTCATATGGCAACATCCTCGGCTCCAAAATCGGCTGGAGCATCAACACTAGCAAGCGCTCAACCCAAAGTGGTGGCTAAAGCACAGTATCCGTGCGACCTGTGCCAAGGTGATCACTACCTGTTCAGATGTGACCAGTTTGGCAAGATGACTCCACAACAACGAACTCAGCTGGTGATCCAAGCCAGATTGTGCCCAAACTGTCTTGGACACCACCGAGTCGAGTCTTGCAACTCGCAATTCACCTGCAGAGTGTGTCAGGAACAGCACCACTCTATGATTCACCCAGGAATCCCTGCAACTCCAGCTCGAAGTGCTCCTGCTCAAACTCAATAA